The genome window TCACCGCACTGGCCGCACAGATGGCCTCCGGCCGGGCGTCCGCGCAGGGTGGTGCGGGCGTGCGGGAGCTCTGACGCTCCGACACGGCCCGCCAGGCATCGTCACCGTGGTCGACTCGCGGGACCTGCGTCACGGGCGCGGGTACGAGGACCCCGCCACGGCCCGCTCCGACGTGGCCGAGCCGCCTGATCGGTCCGCTACCGCCGTCGCGCGGGTTCCTCGCCGGGGTCCGCGGCGCCGACCTCCGCGTCCTCGGCGGCGATGCGGTCCAGCCACTCGCCGAGCAGGGTGCGCTCCCCGAGCGTCAGGGACCGTACCCCGTCGCGCATCAGGGACTTCAGGGCGACGGCGTGCACGGCAGCGTGGTGGGCGCCGGCACTCGGCCGGGCAGCGGTGTCGTCGGCCGGGGCGAGCACGGAGTCCAGCACGGCTTCCCGGACGTTGTCGGACAGGCCTTCGTAGTCCGAGAGCCTGCCGTCGGCCTGCGCGGCGATCAGCGTGAGCGTCACCCCCATGCCCGAGGAGTGGATCATCGTCGCGGCGGCCTCGACGCCCGTCCGAAGCCGGCCGGCCTTGGCCACCCGTTCGACGATGCGCAGCAGCACCTGGTGGGCGTCACCCGTGACCGCGAACTGCTGGCCGGGCCGCGGTTCGGTGTACAGCAGCCGGTAGAGCGCGGGATTGGCCAGTCCGAAGGCCACGTGCATGTCCCAGCCGCTGCGCAGCTGCGCCACGGGGTCGCCGTCCGCGTCCTGGGCCTGCTTCGCGGCCAGGTAGGACGCGTATCCGCGCCGGGCCACCTCGTCGAGCAGTCCCTGCATGTCGCCGAAGTGCCGGTAGATCGTCTGCGCCTGCACTCCGGCGGCCGCACTGACCGCACGGGTGGACACGGCCTCCCGTCCGCCTTCGGCGAGCAGGGCTGTCGCGGCCTGCAGGATCCGCTCGCGGGGCTGCGCTGTCGTCGTCTCGACCGTTGCCATGACATCGACGATAACACTTGCGGTGCATCGATGATGTGTTAGCGTTGATGTGTCAGACCGGTTATCGGCGATATGTCGATCGGGTGATCCCCTGCCCGACGCCTCCTTCGCTCGCGAACCGACGCTCCCGAAGCCCCACGCCCGCGAACCGGGGTGTTCGCCCCGAGACCAAGGAGAACCGC of Streptomyces cynarae contains these proteins:
- a CDS encoding TetR/AcrR family transcriptional regulator, whose protein sequence is MATVETTTAQPRERILQAATALLAEGGREAVSTRAVSAAAGVQAQTIYRHFGDMQGLLDEVARRGYASYLAAKQAQDADGDPVAQLRSGWDMHVAFGLANPALYRLLYTEPRPGQQFAVTGDAHQVLLRIVERVAKAGRLRTGVEAAATMIHSSGMGVTLTLIAAQADGRLSDYEGLSDNVREAVLDSVLAPADDTAARPSAGAHHAAVHAVALKSLMRDGVRSLTLGERTLLGEWLDRIAAEDAEVGAADPGEEPARRR